A genomic segment from Malus domestica chromosome 05, GDT2T_hap1 encodes:
- the LOC103434526 gene encoding homeobox-leucine zipper protein MERISTEM L1-like, producing the protein MFQPSMFDSHHILDHMTTSSTHKTSDSTGRLLEDDFETKSGTETTMDIPSGDEQDPNTTGPRPKRKRYHRHTQLQIQEMEAFFKECPHPDDKQRKELSRELGLEPLQVKFWFQNKRTQMKAQHERHENSILKSENDKLRDENNRYKEALGNATCPNCGGPASIGEMSFDEQHLRIENARLREEIDRISSIAAKYVGKPLTSSFSSHVPSRSLDLGVGNFGTQPGFVGEMYGSSSDFLRTVSVPTEADKPMIVELAVAAMEELIRMAQDGDPLWVPGDHNSIQKEILNEDEYLRTFPRGIGPKILGLKSEASRESELVIMNHVNLVEILMDVNQWSTIFCGVVSRAMTLDILSTGVAGNYNGALQVMTAEFQVPSPLVPTRENYFVRYCKQQVDGTWAVVDVSLDNLRPSPISRSRRRPSGCLIQELPNGYSKVTWVEHVEVDDRAVHNIYRPLVNSGLAFGAKRWVATLDRQCERLASSMASNIPAGDLCVITSTEGRKSMLKLAQRMVMSFCTGVGASTAHAWTTLSATGSDDVRVMTRKSMDDPGRPPGIVLSAATSFWIPVPPKRVFDFLRDENSRSEWDILSNGGLVQEMAHIANGRDPGNCVSLLRVNSANSSQSNMLILQESCTDSTGSYVIYAPVDIVAMNVVLSGGDPDYVALLPSGFAILPDGAAGSAGGGILDVGSGGSLLTVAFQILVDSVPTAKLSLGSVATVNNLIKCTVERIRAAVTCDQNP; encoded by the exons ATGTTTCAGCCAAGCATGTTCGACAGTCACCACATCCTAGATCACATGACGACGAGCAGTACCCACAAAACCTCGGATAGTACTGGTCGACTGCTGGAGGATGACTTCGAGACCAAATCCGGAACCGAAACGACTATGGACATTCCTTCTGGTGACGAGCAAGATCCCAACACCACCGGCCCGCGCCCCAAAAGAAAACGTTACCATCGCCACACCCAGCTCCAAATCCAGGAGATGGAAGC ATTCTTCAAGGAGTGTCCTCACCCAGATGACAAGCAAAGGAAGGAGCTGAGTCGTGAACTAGGGTTAGAGCCTTTGCAAGTCAAATTCTGGTTCCAAAACAAGCGCACCCAAATGAAG GCACAACATGAACGCCATGAGAATTCAATTTTGAAATCTGAGAACGACAAGCTTCGTGATGAGAACAATAGGTACAAGGAAGCCCTTGGCAATGCCACATGCCCCAACTGTGGAGGACCAGCTTCAATTGGTGAGATGTCATTTGATGAGCAACATTTGAGGATTGAAAATGCTCGTTTACGTGAAGAG ATTGATAGGATATCTTCGATTGCTGCTAAATATGTTGGGAAACCCTTGACAAGCTCATTTTCCTCTCACGTGCCTTCGCGCTCCCTTGATCTTGGGGTTGGGAATTTTGGTACTCAGCCAGGCTTCGTAGGAGAAATGTATGGATCATCTAGTGATTTTCTCAGGACAGTTTCAGTGCCCACTGAGGCAGATAAGCCGATGATCGTTGAGCTTGCTGTTGCAGCCATGGAAGAACTAATTAGAATGGCTCAGGATGGAGACCCCTTATGGGTTCCTGGTGACCACAACTCAATtcaaaaagaaattttaaatGAAGACGAGTACTTGAGGACATTTCCGAGGGGGATTGGCCCTAAAATATTGGGCTTAAAGTCTGAGGCTTCAAGAGAATCGGAATTGGTCATCATGAATCATGTTAACCTTGTTGAGATTCTCATGGATGTG AATCAATGGTCTACCATCTTTTGTGGTGTTGTCTCAAGAGCAATGACCCTTGATATCCTATCAACTGGAGTAGCTGGAAACTACAATGGAGCCTTGCAAGTG ATGACTGCTGAGTTTCAAGTACCCTCACCACTCGTTCCAACCCGTGAGAATTACTTTGTAAGGTACTGTAAGCAGCAAGTTGATGGAACTTGGGCAGTGGTTGATGTTTCCTTGGACAACCTACGCCCAAGTCCAATTTCAAGAAGTCGAAGAAGGCCATCCGGTTGCTTAATCCAAGAATTGCCAAATGGCTACTCTAAG GTTACATGGGTGGAACATGTTGAAGTGGATGATAGAGCTGTTCACAACATATACAGACCCCTAGTCAATTCTGGTCTTGCCTTTGGAGCTAAGCGTTGGGTGGCTACACTTGATAGACAGTGCGAACGTCTTGCGAGTTCCATGGCCAGTAACATCCCTGCTGGAGATCTTTGTG TGATAACTAGTACTGAAGGGAGGAAAAGTATGTTGAAGCTGGCACAAAGAATGGTGATGAGCTTCTGTACCGGTGTTGGTGCTTCTACTGCACATGCATGGACTACATTATCAGCAACGGGTTCAGATGATGTGAGGGTCATGACCCGAAAAAGTATGGACGATCCTGGCAGGCCTCCTGGGATAGTTTTAAGTGCTGCAACTTCCTTCTGGATTCCTGTCCCTCCCAAGAGAGTTTTTGATTTCCTGCGTGATGAAAACTCTCGTAGTGAG TGGGATATACTTTCAAATGGTGGGCTAGTTCAAGAGATGGCGCACATAGCTAATGGTCGCGATCCAGGCAACTGTGTCTCCCTACTTCGCGTAAAT AGTGCAAACTCAAGCCAAAGCAATATGCTGATACTTCAGGAGAGCTGCACTGATTCAACCGGGTCATACGTGATTTATGCACCAGTTGATATCGTAGCCATGAATGTTGTGTTAAGTGGTGGAGACCCAGATTATGTTGCACTTCTGCCCTCAGGTTTTGCCATCCTTCCAGATGGAGCTGCTGGGTCCGCAGGAGGAGGAATTCTTGATGTTGGCTCTGGTGGGTCTCTACTCACCGTAGCATTTCAGATCTTGGTTGATTCAGTTCCCACTGCTAAACTCTCTCTGGGATCTGTGGCCACTGTTAACAATCTAATTAAGTGCACGGTTGAGCGTATTAGAGCCGCAGTTACATGTGACCAAAATCCATGA